The Sedimentibacter sp. zth1 DNA segment CTAAAATGAAATATAACGATTCGCAAATATTGAAGTTGAGACGCAGACGATAGAGCTTGTATTCTTATTGATAGGTACAGGCTGATTTATGTTATGTATCTATCGTGTGAATTGTTAACATAGAGCACTGTTAGGTATATACTTAGCAGTGTTTTTTTATGTATTATTGTATATTTTACATAATTTTTAATTTAATATGGCCTTAAAAATTTAACCAATGGAGGATAAAAAATGAAAACTTTATTACAAATATTAACTGAAAAAGTATCTGATGCATTTAAAAAATGTGGATATAATTATGAACTTGGGAGGGTGACTGTTTCAGATAGACAAGATTTATGCGAATTCCAATGTAATGGTGCTTTATCAGGAGCAAAGCAATATAAAAAAGCACCAAGAATTATTGCAAATGAGATTAAAGAAAAATTAGTGACTGACAGTGATTTTGAAAAGGTTGAGGTTATAGGTGCTGGCTTTATCAATATTAACATTAGTTCAAAATTATTAATTGATTATTTAGTAGAGCTAAATGCTGATAAAAGTCTTGGTATACCTCAAACTGAAAATCAAGAAACTGTTGTTGTGGATTACGGCGGACCAAATTGTGCTAAGCCTTTACATATAGGTCATCTTAGAGCAGCGATAATCGGAGAATCTTTAAAAAGAATAGCATTAAAAACAGGAAGAAATGCTATTGGTGATGTGCATTTGGGAGATTGGGGATTGCAAATTGGTTTAGTTATAGCAGAAGTTTTAGAAAGATTTCCTGAATATAATTATAACGATAACAATTTTGATGAAGAACATGAAAAAATAATTAAACTAAATGCTGAAATGCTTAATGAGATATACCCATTTGCAAGCAAGAAGAGCAAAGAAAATACAGAGTTTAAATCATTAGCTCAACAAATCACAGCTAAAATGCAAAAAGGACATAAAGGCTATTTATCTTTATGGAAGCAGATTCTTGATATATCAAAAGATGATTTTAAAATTATTTATGATAGCTTGAATGTTCATTTTGAGTATTGGTATGGTGAAAGTGATGCTGAAAAATATGTAGATAGACTTACCCAAATACTTGAAGATAAAAATCTACTATATGAAAGCAATGGAGCGATGGTTGTTGATGTACAACAAGAAGATGACAAAACAGAAATTCCTCCTGTTATAATTAAAAAATCTGATAATTCAAGCATATATGCAACATCAGATTTAGCTACAATACTACAAAGACAGCTTGATTTTCAACCGACTTCAATTTGGTATGTTGTTGATTCAAGACAAAGTTTACACTTTAATCAAGTATTTAGATGTGCTAAAAAAGCTAGTATAGTTGATGAAAATGCTACACTTGAACATTTGGGATTTGGTACTATGAACGGAAAAGATGGAAAACCATTTAAAACAAGAGATGGTGGAGTTATGAAACTTTCTGATTTGTATGATATAGTGTATGAAAAAGCTTTAGAAAAATTGAGTGAAAGTAATTTTGTAAGCAAAGAAAACATTGATGATACAGCTAAAAAAATTACAGTTGCAGCTCTTAAATTTGGAGACTTAATTAATCATAGATTAAAGGATTATGTATTTGATGTAGATAAATTTATAGCTACAAAAGGTAAAACTGGAGTATTTTTATTGTATACAGTTGCAAGAATTAATTCATTGCTTAAAAAGCTAGAAAATAGCTATGATGGTTCTTTAGACATTAAGAATATTTACTCAAAGTTAGAAAAAGAATTGTTATTGAAAATTGCATTAACACCTGAGGTGTTTGTAAAAGCATTCAATGAAAAGGCTCCAAACTATATTTGTGATAATGCATATGATTTGGCTTCCGTTTATTCAAGTTTCTACAATGATAATCATATAACAACAGAAACAGATATGGATAAAAAGAAAACTTGGATTAGTTTATCAATGCTCGTGAAAAAAGTTCTTGTTAATCAATTGGATGCACTTGGAATTGAAACAGTTGAAGAAATGTAATTTTAAATAAAAGGTCTGTTTCTGAGTTTAATAAGAAACAGACCTTTTTATTTATTCCATTGAACTTCTTAAAAAGTAGAGTATTTTGCCATAGTTTGTTGAATGTTGTGTAAATACATCTGTTACATCTAATTGACCAATTTCATCAGAGTATGCCATAATATCATCTGCTAAGTATTTTAGATATTCAATCATTGATATTGCAAATTCTACTGATTGTGTAAAGTAATATGGTTTAGTTGAATCTATTGATGTTATTTTAGCACATTTTACAGCGTCGCTTATACTCGCTTTAGGGAAAGCTTGTTGAAATCTGATCTGTTCTGCTGATATATCAATATAATCAGCTAATGTTTCATAAAGCATACCGTAATATTCATGGTATGGAATAAAATTATTAGATAATAAATTCCAGTGTAAAATGCTCATATTTCTTTGAGCTATAGTTAAGTCGCATAAGTATTGATTTATTTTTTCAAATAATACTGTGTCCATTTTTAAATACCCCCATTTGATTTCATTAGTTTAATATATGTGAATTATTCATTTTTGTTAATTTAGTTATTCCTTTTACATAACTTGTTGAAATATTGGCTGTAAAAAAAAGACACAAGCTTGGAAACGTGAAAATTTATTATGAGTTTTTTAAAGATAATATGAAATTATTTGAGTAAATTTGGGTATATTATATATTAGTTTATTTTACTAGAAAGGAATATACTCATGATAATAAAATTAGATTTATATCAAACTGTTGCAATGGCAGTTCTAGTATTTTATATAGGTAGTGTACTAAAAAAGAGAGTAAGCTTGTTTGAAAAATATTGCATACCATCTCCAGTAGTTGGAGGAATTTTATTTGCACTTTTAACTTTATTGCTTAATGTTACAGGATTAATGACAATTGAGACTGATGATACAATGAGAAATGTTTTTATGACACTTTTCTTTACAAGTGTAGGTTATACAGCAAGCTTAAAATTATTAAAAAAAGGTGGTATTCAAGTGATCGTATTTGTTTTATTATGTACAGTTCTTGTTATACTTCAAAATGTAGTAGGTGTTTCTCTTGCAACGTTCTTCAAGCTTAAGCCTATATTGGGCTTGTGCGTTGGTTCTATACCTATGATAGGAGGGCATGGTACTGCAGGATCTATTGGTACAATGCTTGAAAATATGGGTGTTAGTGGAGCTGCAACTGTTTCAGTGGCCTCTGCTACATTTGGACTCATAATGGGCGGAATGATAGGTGGACCAATTGCTAAAAAATTAATCAGCAAAAATAATTTAAGTTCCACAGCTGTTATTTCAAAAGATGGAATAGATGATTTTACAGAAGAAAGATTGGATGATGAACCTAATTTTGAACAAATGTTGAAGGCATTTTCAATGCTTTTTTTAGCAGCTGGAATAGGAAGTATAATTTCTAAACTCATTCAAAAAACAGGAATCACATTTCCATCATACATTGGAGCAATGCTTGCAGCAGCATTTTTAAGAAATGTATCTGATGTTACAAGAAAATTTAGCATAATGGAAGATATCATTGGAATTTTAGGTAGTGTATCACTAACGTTATTTTTATCCATGGCACTTATGGGACTTAAGTTATGGGAGCTAGCAGAGCTTGCATTACCACTTGTAGTCATGCTTATTGCACAAACAGTTTTAATGATTTTATTTTCATATTTCATAACCTACAATGTTATGGGTAGAGACTATGAAGCGGCAGTTATGTCTTCGGCATGCTGTGGGTTTGGTATGGGTGCAACACCTAATGCTATTGCTAATATGCAAGCTATAACATCTAAATATGGACCTGCACCGAAGGCTTACTTTATAGTACCATTGGTTGGAAGTTTATTTATAGATTTTATTAATGCTAGTATTATAACAATATTTATAAACTGGCTTTTATAATAATATGTTGGTTTAAAAAATATGGTAAAATATATTAAATATATTGATATTATAAGGAGAATTATTATGGATATAAGTAAAATAGTAATAAGAGTAGCTTCTGATGTGGACAAGCTTAAGATTGTTAAACTATCAAAAGAATGGGAACAGGAAAATAGTACATATGGTTTTTATGCTGACGAAATTGAATATATAAATGAAAACAGATGCTTTGTTGCATGTTATGAAGAAAATATTGTAGGATATATTATGGGTAATCTTTGTGAATCAAAAAAAATGAAAAGTATAATGCAAGAGGGTACTCAGTATTTTGAGGTGGAAGAAATATACATTACTCCTAAATATAGAAATTTTGGTATTGGTTCAATGCTTTTTGATTATTTGGAAAATGTACTTAGTAACGAAAATATAAAAGAAATGCTGTTAAGTACAGCGACTAAAGATTATGAGAGCATACTTAACTTTTACATAAAAAGAAAGGGTATGCAATTTTGGAGTGCAAGACTATTTAAACATTTATAAAAATATAACTTAAGTTTGTACACATCTTTTTAATACATGCATAAAATATACTATTAGATTTAATTTAATTTAATTTAATTTAATTTAATTTAATTTAATTTGACTTTAAATTTTTTCTATGGAGGTGTTTTTTATGTGTGAAAATTGTTCTTATAATTGTTTCGAAGATGGATATGGTAATTATTCTGGAAATGGATATGGTAATTATTCTGGAAATGGATATGGTAATTATTCTGGAAATGGATATGGTAATTATTCTGGAAATGGATATGGTAATTATTCTGGAAATGGATATGGTAATTATTCTGGAAATGGATATGGTAATTATTCTGAAAACAGATATGATAATTGTCCTGAAAATAGATATGGTAATTATTTTGAAAATGGATATGGTAATTATTCTGGAAATGGATATGGTAATTGTTCTGAAAATAGATATGGTAATCATTATAGAAATTGTTGCTATGGTAATCATTTTGAAAATAGATATGGTAATCATTATAGAAATTGTTGCTGTAGATGTTGCTGTAGATGTTGTTGTAGATGTTGCTGTAGATGTTGCTGCAATCGCTATTACAACTGTTACGAACCTTCAGATTGTCAACAAGATTGTCATTGTTATCCTTATCGTTGCTGGTTTTGTAGTGACAACAGATATTAATGTAAAAAAAGACGGGCCCTTTCGGGCTCGTCTATATTAATGTACAAATTAATAATATCTTCTATTACAACCATTTCTACAGCAACATCTACGCTTACAACAACATCTAGGATAACATCTAGGATAACATGAATTCCCAAAAATTGTTCCAACTAAAAAAGCTCCTAGTAATCCACAGCACATAATAAAGCCTCCTTTGTTTTTCAGAATTTTAATCTATTGCAGGTAATTAGAATTAGTTAAAAATTAATGAATCTTATACTTCAATATATGCATGTATTATAGATGTGTTCTGATAAGAAAATATATTTGCAAATACAATTGATTTATAATACAGTAATGATTTTATCAAACAATTTCTTGTTTTCTTTTATCTTTTCACTATTTCCGAATACTACAAATAAATTTTCATCTATTACACTTGAAATTAACTTAAATTTATTTCTTATATCCTCACAAGTAACTGTTAAAATTTCTGTACGTATTTTCTGTGCAAATTCAGGTGTGTTATGTGTTATATAATTTACTACTGCTGTTCTCATTGCTTGCTGTGGGAAAAGAGGCTGATCTAATACCTGTACTGTACCAAGAATAAATTTAGTCATTTCTCTATCGTTTACTTCGAATTTTTCTATATACTTCCCAATGTTTTTGTATACATCCAAAGTGTTTTGGAGATTTGGGTCTCTATAGCTTACAAATACTAAATTTCCTGAAGGAGATAAAATTACCATTGCACCATACGCTCCTCCTTTAATACGAATGTTGTTCCATAAATAATCTGTACTTAGAATTGTTTTTAAAACCTCAAGACTGCCATCATATGTGAAATTAAGTTTTTTGAAATTATACCCTAAAGCTACATATTGAACACTAGATGGAGTTAAAAAGCCTTCTGTAGTGTTATTTAAAGTAAATTGATTTTTACTATTCTTAGGTTGATTATTGGGTAAAGAATAAATAAAATCGGAACTTGCACTTAAAAATAGTTGCTTTTCATCTTTGTTACAAGTTAATCCTATAGTCAAATTCTCTTTACAAAATAGAATGTTAATTAAATTTTCTAATTCTTTATATGTTTCTTCGGCTTTCTTATCAAAATTATCTAATATATTTTTAATATTTTTAAAAAATGTAAATGAATTTGATTTTTCTCTATAGATCATACCAGTTGAGATATGGGATAAAAGCCTAGTCACAGCTAATTGGTGGCCTGATGATGTTATCATTGCTTGTGATATAGAAATTATATTTTTAATTATTTCTAAAAGACGTTGCTTGTCATCAAATTTTGTATTAAGTAGAATCTCTTTAACTAAATCAATTGCAGAATTTAATTTGCCTTTAACAGCTTTTACACTAATCTCGATGTATTTGTATGTTTTGTCTGTGTCTTGAGTATCTGCATATGCATTCGCATTTACTGAAATTCCACCTGTATTTATCAATATTTCATTTGATAAAGCTTCAAAGGTGTAATTTTTAGTTTCTACTGAACCTAGTGTATGACATAAAAGTCCTAAGTATGTTAGTTTGTCATCATCAAGCATACTTGTATCAAACATTAAATTCATATATACTATTCCACCAGTATGTGCTTCGTGAAATAAAAGTGTAGTATTATCTATTGAAATTTCCTCAATATTTAGAATTGTAGCTTTTTTATTTATATCTTTTAGCTTTAACAGCGGTATTGTATTTAATTGTTGTTCAGTGTCAGGAGTATCTTGTCTTAAATTCAATGCTTTATTTTCATTAATGATCTTTAGAACTTCTTTATCAGTTAAGTTGTTTTTGATATTTAGCATCTTTAAATTAAATTCGTCTTCTGATTTTTTACTTAGCCCTTTTTCTGGATAAAGTGTTATTGTAGCGGTGTATTCATTTTCAAATAAATATTTTTTTATAGATTTTTCAAAACCATCGTTTTCTAACCAATTTTTCATCGTCTTTATATTCTTCTCATAACGTAATACATCTAAAGGATTATTAGTATCGTCATTGCAATATGCCCATCTTGTGATGATATTTATACCTAACATTAATCCTTTTGAAATTCCACTTGCTCCTATTTCTCTTAGACTGAATTCTGCAGTATTTATGCATGCTTCTATCAACTTTTTATTTATACCATTTGATGCTAAATTGATTAAATTATCGTTAATTATTTTTTCTATTCTTTCTAAATTATCCTTGTTTGTATTTTCAACTACAATACTAAAAACTGGCTGTAAAACAGTATTGTCATACATACCAAATACATTTCCACAAAGATGTTCTTTTAATAAAGCTCTTTTGATAGGTGCTGCATCTGAGTTAATAAGTATATCAGAAAGTATCCTTATTGCCAATGACACTTCATCATCAAGTGATGTTGAAATTACATAGCTTTTAGCAATAAATGTTTTGTTTTCTTCTAAGTCATGCTCATCTATTGTATATGGTGCAGAAATGTATTTATTTTTTAAATTTTTAATTTCAGGTTTGTAAATTGGTATATCTTGTTTGAATGTGTAATTTGATAAATACTTATTATTAATGAACTTTAGTATAACGTTTATATTGCAATTGCCATATACATATATACAGCAATTACTTGGATGATAATATTTATTATAAAATTCTAAAAACTTTTCATAAGTAAGGTTTGGTATACATTTAGGGTCCCCTCCAGATACATATTTATAAAGATTATCAAATAAGGCTTTGTAAATTTCATTATTCAAAAGTGTTGTAGGTGAAGACAATGAGCCCTTCATTTCGTTGTATACAACGCCATTGATTGATAGATTATCATTTTTTTCAATTAGCTCATAATGCCAACCTTCTTGCATAAATATTTCCTTTGTTTTATCAATGCTTGGATTAAAAACTGCATCCAAATAAATATCCAAAATATTCATATAATCTTCTTCATTTTGACTAGAAAATGGATACATAGTTTTATCTTTGTAAGTCATTGCATTTAAAAACGTATTTAAAGAACCCTTCATAATTTCTAAAAAAGGTTCCTTAACAGGGAATTTATCTGAACCACAAAAAACACTGTGCTCTATGATATGCGCAACTCCAGAATCGTCGTATGGGGGAGTTTTAAAGCCTATGTTAAATACCTTATCCTTATCTTCGTTTTGTAGATAAATCACACTGGCTTTTGTTTTTTCGTGAGTATATATTATAGCATTTGAATCAGCTTCTTGTACAAATTCTTTGTTAGAAATTTTAAAACCATCTATTACATCTCCGATGTTGTTTTCCATATATTAAATCTCCTTTTGTATAACAAATTATTTAGGTATACTGTAATGATATTATGATAACTAAAACATATTAAATTATTCAATTGAGAATTTAGAAAAAAGCTAATTTGTACATTGATAAGCGGTATAAATATACCAAAAATAAAATAAAAATACAAATAAGTACATATATATTTAAAAATATAATCGTATAAATATACAAAAAGTAATAAATACGTTTAAACAACAAATACTTGCTTTAATTTATCAAAATAGCTAAAATTACACGTAGATATGCAAAAAATATTAATAATAGTTTATATATTAGAATATAATGACGATTAAAAACATTTGACAAGCTGTATAAATATGATAAAATATATATAAATATAAATATACAAACTGTATAAATTGTTTAAAAGGTATTTGTACCTTAAAATAAAAATTATAAGGAGGACAAAAAATGAAAAAGTTTTTTAGCGTAGTAGTATCATTATTACTTCTTTTTTCATTGGTGAATTGCCAAACTGCATTTGCAAATAGTTTTTTCTTCAACTCACAAGATAAAGTTGAAAATGAATTAATTATTTGTTTTGAAGCAGAAGAAGAAGACGGTGTGAAAGCATTTAATTCGACAAGTGCAATCGATGAACAAGAAGCAGCGTTAAAATCACTTGGGCTAGAAGTTAAAGGTTCAGTGATAAAATCATTGAATGACTCAAATGACAGAATGGGAATATTTGAAGACAAAACAGAAGAAGTATTAAAATCTTTAGGATCAGTATTTTTAGTAAAATATGATTCAAAGAATTATTTTACTTCTAAACGAGCTACATCTGGTATTAAAAAACAACTAGAAAAGAAAGGGTACAAAATAAAGTATGTAGAACAAAATTATATCTATAAAGCATTAAATGTAACTCAAGACTATAATATAAGTAGTTATACTTTAAATCCAAATCAGGCATGGCATTATGAGATGATTAATGTTCCTCAAGCTTGGGAAACAACTGTTGGAAGTCCAAATGTAAAAATTGCTATATTGGATACAGGCATTGATTATAACCATGATTGCTTAAGTAATTTTGTTGATTTGAATTTATCTACAAGCTATGTAAATGATAGTCCTATGGATGATCATAGTCATGGAACACATGTTGCAGGAACAATTGCAAGTTATGGTAGTGTTTCTGGAGTTATGAGAAATGCATCCTTGATAGCTGTAAAAGTATTAGATTCAAGTGGAAGCGGTTCAACATACGATATTCAAGAGGCAATAATATACGCTGCTAATTGTAATGCTGATGCTATCAATATGTCTTTGGGTGGAGGTTCTTATGCGCAATCAATGCAGGATGCTTGTACATATGCTATTAATCAGGGAACTGTTGTTGTAGCAGCTACTGGAAACAGTGGAACAAGCACAGTGTCATATCCTGCTAAGTACGATGGAGTTATTGGAGTTGGAAATGTACAAAGTGATGGAACAAGGGCATCAAGCTCTCAATATGGCGAGGGACTTGATATAATGGCTCCTGGAACTTACA contains these protein-coding regions:
- the argS gene encoding arginine--tRNA ligase; protein product: MKTLLQILTEKVSDAFKKCGYNYELGRVTVSDRQDLCEFQCNGALSGAKQYKKAPRIIANEIKEKLVTDSDFEKVEVIGAGFININISSKLLIDYLVELNADKSLGIPQTENQETVVVDYGGPNCAKPLHIGHLRAAIIGESLKRIALKTGRNAIGDVHLGDWGLQIGLVIAEVLERFPEYNYNDNNFDEEHEKIIKLNAEMLNEIYPFASKKSKENTEFKSLAQQITAKMQKGHKGYLSLWKQILDISKDDFKIIYDSLNVHFEYWYGESDAEKYVDRLTQILEDKNLLYESNGAMVVDVQQEDDKTEIPPVIIKKSDNSSIYATSDLATILQRQLDFQPTSIWYVVDSRQSLHFNQVFRCAKKASIVDENATLEHLGFGTMNGKDGKPFKTRDGGVMKLSDLYDIVYEKALEKLSESNFVSKENIDDTAKKITVAALKFGDLINHRLKDYVFDVDKFIATKGKTGVFLLYTVARINSLLKKLENSYDGSLDIKNIYSKLEKELLLKIALTPEVFVKAFNEKAPNYICDNAYDLASVYSSFYNDNHITTETDMDKKKTWISLSMLVKKVLVNQLDALGIETVEEM
- the gltS gene encoding sodium/glutamate symporter, translating into MIIKLDLYQTVAMAVLVFYIGSVLKKRVSLFEKYCIPSPVVGGILFALLTLLLNVTGLMTIETDDTMRNVFMTLFFTSVGYTASLKLLKKGGIQVIVFVLLCTVLVILQNVVGVSLATFFKLKPILGLCVGSIPMIGGHGTAGSIGTMLENMGVSGAATVSVASATFGLIMGGMIGGPIAKKLISKNNLSSTAVISKDGIDDFTEERLDDEPNFEQMLKAFSMLFLAAGIGSIISKLIQKTGITFPSYIGAMLAAAFLRNVSDVTRKFSIMEDIIGILGSVSLTLFLSMALMGLKLWELAELALPLVVMLIAQTVLMILFSYFITYNVMGRDYEAAVMSSACCGFGMGATPNAIANMQAITSKYGPAPKAYFIVPLVGSLFIDFINASIITIFINWLL
- a CDS encoding GNAT family N-acetyltransferase → MDISKIVIRVASDVDKLKIVKLSKEWEQENSTYGFYADEIEYINENRCFVACYEENIVGYIMGNLCESKKMKSIMQEGTQYFEVEEIYITPKYRNFGIGSMLFDYLENVLSNENIKEMLLSTATKDYESILNFYIKRKGMQFWSARLFKHL
- a CDS encoding insulinase family protein, whose product is MENNIGDVIDGFKISNKEFVQEADSNAIIYTHEKTKASVIYLQNEDKDKVFNIGFKTPPYDDSGVAHIIEHSVFCGSDKFPVKEPFLEIMKGSLNTFLNAMTYKDKTMYPFSSQNEEDYMNILDIYLDAVFNPSIDKTKEIFMQEGWHYELIEKNDNLSINGVVYNEMKGSLSSPTTLLNNEIYKALFDNLYKYVSGGDPKCIPNLTYEKFLEFYNKYYHPSNCCIYVYGNCNINVILKFINNKYLSNYTFKQDIPIYKPEIKNLKNKYISAPYTIDEHDLEENKTFIAKSYVISTSLDDEVSLAIRILSDILINSDAAPIKRALLKEHLCGNVFGMYDNTVLQPVFSIVVENTNKDNLERIEKIINDNLINLASNGINKKLIEACINTAEFSLREIGASGISKGLMLGINIITRWAYCNDDTNNPLDVLRYEKNIKTMKNWLENDGFEKSIKKYLFENEYTATITLYPEKGLSKKSEDEFNLKMLNIKNNLTDKEVLKIINENKALNLRQDTPDTEQQLNTIPLLKLKDINKKATILNIEEISIDNTTLLFHEAHTGGIVYMNLMFDTSMLDDDKLTYLGLLCHTLGSVETKNYTFEALSNEILINTGGISVNANAYADTQDTDKTYKYIEISVKAVKGKLNSAIDLVKEILLNTKFDDKQRLLEIIKNIISISQAMITSSGHQLAVTRLLSHISTGMIYREKSNSFTFFKNIKNILDNFDKKAEETYKELENLINILFCKENLTIGLTCNKDEKQLFLSASSDFIYSLPNNQPKNSKNQFTLNNTTEGFLTPSSVQYVALGYNFKKLNFTYDGSLEVLKTILSTDYLWNNIRIKGGAYGAMVILSPSGNLVFVSYRDPNLQNTLDVYKNIGKYIEKFEVNDREMTKFILGTVQVLDQPLFPQQAMRTAVVNYITHNTPEFAQKIRTEILTVTCEDIRNKFKLISSVIDENLFVVFGNSEKIKENKKLFDKIITVL
- a CDS encoding S8 family serine peptidase, translating into MKKFFSVVVSLLLLFSLVNCQTAFANSFFFNSQDKVENELIICFEAEEEDGVKAFNSTSAIDEQEAALKSLGLEVKGSVIKSLNDSNDRMGIFEDKTEEVLKSLGSVFLVKYDSKNYFTSKRATSGIKKQLEKKGYKIKYVEQNYIYKALNVTQDYNISSYTLNPNQAWHYEMINVPQAWETTVGSPNVKIAILDTGIDYNHDCLSNFVDLNLSTSYVNDSPMDDHSHGTHVAGTIASYGSVSGVMRNASLIAVKVLDSSGSGSTYDIQEAIIYAANCNADAINMSLGGGSYAQSMQDACTYAINQGTVVVAATGNSGTSTVSYPAKYDGVIGVGNVQSDGTRASSSQYGEGLDIMAPGTYIYSTVPNNSFAFYSGTSMATPHVCGVVGLMRAANPDATVAEICDAIFETGQYAGSSYEYGNGIIDANACVDTITGTPVDPPEEKQLSVSTEYSSTRSKIYQYITVKDENNNVVIGATVNVEITCPNGSIINKNLTTDSNGVASNSINARSNGYGTYTYNVTVSKIGYTTIAINESYEF